The following coding sequences lie in one Tichowtungia aerotolerans genomic window:
- a CDS encoding sugar kinase: MRENKKNGRVVTFGEVMCRFCPPDHLRFEQVSPGPWDLTFGGAESSVAASVARFGGTSEFVTALPDHAIADSCLRQLTSLGVETRHVFHALNSRMGVYFVERGANQRASQVIYDRTPSAFSQVSGDEFDWAEIFEGASWFHTTGITAAVSEGAAQAACLAVRKAKEAGLTVSVDLNFRAKLWKWKVGRTAEELAQEIMPKILQFTDVVIGNEEDAQKTLGISAENIDVESANLNADGFASVAEEIMRRFPSIGAVATTLRESISATHNNWGAVLSVRNSDPVFSPMKNGDYTPYEIHSIVDRVGGGDAFAGGLIYALNFGEFGNEQAVLDFASAASCLAHSISGDFNFSTREEVERLADGIGNGRVVR, from the coding sequence ATGAGAGAAAATAAAAAAAACGGCCGGGTGGTAACGTTTGGTGAGGTGATGTGCCGGTTTTGTCCTCCGGACCATTTGCGGTTTGAGCAGGTGTCGCCAGGACCCTGGGATCTGACTTTTGGAGGGGCAGAAAGCAGTGTGGCTGCTTCGGTGGCAAGATTCGGAGGAACGTCGGAGTTTGTTACGGCATTGCCGGATCATGCAATCGCCGACAGCTGTCTTCGTCAGTTGACTTCTCTGGGCGTGGAGACTCGGCATGTTTTTCATGCGTTGAACAGTCGGATGGGCGTTTATTTTGTGGAACGTGGTGCCAACCAGCGAGCCAGTCAGGTGATTTATGACCGAACCCCCTCGGCTTTCTCGCAAGTCAGCGGTGATGAATTTGACTGGGCCGAAATTTTTGAAGGGGCTTCCTGGTTTCATACAACCGGGATCACGGCTGCGGTTTCTGAAGGGGCGGCCCAGGCCGCCTGCCTTGCGGTTCGCAAAGCGAAAGAGGCCGGCTTGACCGTTTCTGTGGACCTGAACTTCCGGGCCAAGCTGTGGAAGTGGAAAGTCGGACGGACAGCTGAAGAGCTGGCTCAGGAAATTATGCCGAAAATACTGCAGTTTACGGATGTGGTGATCGGTAATGAGGAGGATGCTCAGAAGACGCTGGGTATTTCTGCTGAAAATATAGATGTGGAGTCGGCCAATCTGAATGCTGACGGGTTTGCATCTGTCGCCGAAGAAATTATGCGGCGGTTTCCAAGCATCGGAGCGGTTGCTACGACACTGCGCGAGAGTATTTCTGCAACCCATAATAACTGGGGCGCTGTCCTATCGGTTCGCAACAGCGATCCGGTGTTTTCCCCCATGAAAAACGGAGATTATACGCCGTATGAAATCCATTCTATTGTGGATCGTGTGGGAGGAGGAGACGCCTTTGCCGGTGGGCTGATTTATGCGCTGAATTTCGGCGAGTTCGGCAACGAGCAGGCCGTTCTGGATTTTGCTTCTGCCGCTTCCTGTCTGGCACATTCAATCAGCGGAGATTTTAACTTTTCAACTCGTGAAGAAGTTGAACGCCTGGCTGACGGCATCGGCAATGGGCGGGTTGTGCGGTGA
- a CDS encoding sialate O-acetylesterase yields MRRFIIAGLLVGLCPAARSADIYKANNTTALDQSGSWTGGAVPGSTDTAVYTGLGALSTAMGSDLSWYGISSTDNSGIWTITGSETLTIGAGGITTGGGTSGGVKVNANIHQVADGEYNLGTGRNFTLNGSLSGSSAIEKTGNGALILVGDNSSYSGTMTLSSGIIAVRSGTALGSSSLILNGGLLNAYASSQTLANDMTLSADSIVQAVNDSRNLTLTGTIDGSSALTVRGAGVVTLSGNNTYAGGVSMGTDIGTTLVVGNNGALGSGVLTVSGNGGIIGASTGTTLANDVTLDADLEVTDAGANLFFTGTLSGSGSLTKNGIRALLLAGDNTGFSGGITHNTGVLSVGNNNGLGSGVLTLNGGTLNAYATDRELANDMVVTADSKLEAVNSSRDLTLSGTISGSGAVIKSGAGTVTLSGVCTYTNSTTVSDGTLQIDGTVVSPVTVTSATTLSGSGLVDSVTLQSGATLDVGTLTVNDSLVLEAGSCAMVEIAGASGYDVLTGSGAVLNVAGDFIFDFSGNTTVQAGDSFTVLQGWASVLDNGLSAATMGLDENLTIDISALASNGQITVVANDAGKVVKATGLLYAGLYTGTDMATGIYTFTDPTRPVETAERIGTISSPALTYRNAGFDGEQYLMVDRAGGKLYETTGTSPLFKLLSGSYSYASWHGIDRCNGVYYGIYDGDGMEGAGLYVFADPADPEGTSVKLCTNQVFSSEVWKDVAFDGERYLFVRSDAEGGTPGIYQYDPETDQFTLLSGAETYSDWEGLAVFDSDIAPLRNRKVYLLLFGGQSNALGWGYHQYLQDQNDPLQFVQEDIDFLYHKPYSSAGMLPENTLLKLQSGNSNTQVKQPGEYPALTNAPISRFGPEMSFARVVRDRIAVPDANVAVMKYAYGGSGLYTTDQWWPDGTADRSADGTLYQIFQQTVWRTVAALKNKYPYSDVEILGMGWVQGESDAMNGAADSYEENLTRFIEDVRGTFNTNLTFVLNKLSPNQYQNDTNSGSYASWTVVRAAQQAVADADPNVGATETIGDNYLTSVGLSEGVLHYKTPSLLQIGEDLGNALFDLCGLDSDEDGLPDAWESERFGDLSTSDGTGDTDGDGVSDRDEYGAGTDPADASDYLNLSLSSSFSASWPAQKDIRYQMMKSTNLLSWTEIGDPVLFRKTNGIADFDFSEYAQTNPAGFFRIVAN; encoded by the coding sequence ATGAGACGTTTTATTATTGCCGGGTTACTTGTTGGTTTATGTCCTGCGGCGAGATCAGCCGATATTTACAAGGCGAATAACACAACGGCACTGGATCAGTCCGGAAGCTGGACCGGCGGGGCTGTTCCCGGCTCGACGGATACCGCGGTTTATACAGGACTTGGCGCTCTTTCGACGGCGATGGGGTCGGATCTGTCATGGTACGGAATTTCTTCGACCGATAACTCCGGAATATGGACCATCACGGGCAGCGAAACGCTGACGATCGGAGCAGGAGGAATTACAACCGGCGGCGGCACATCCGGAGGAGTGAAAGTGAATGCGAACATCCATCAGGTGGCCGACGGAGAGTACAATCTGGGGACGGGTCGCAACTTTACTTTGAACGGCTCCTTATCCGGCTCTAGTGCGATTGAAAAGACCGGAAACGGGGCCTTGATCCTTGTCGGTGATAACTCGTCGTATTCCGGAACGATGACTCTTTCTTCCGGCATCATTGCTGTGCGCAGTGGTACGGCTCTGGGGTCAAGCTCGCTGATTTTGAATGGAGGATTGCTGAATGCTTATGCCTCCAGCCAAACGCTGGCGAATGACATGACGCTTTCTGCCGACAGTATCGTGCAGGCGGTCAATGACAGCCGGAACCTGACTCTCACCGGTACTATTGATGGTTCCTCTGCGCTGACGGTGCGCGGTGCGGGCGTTGTGACCCTGTCCGGAAACAATACGTATGCCGGTGGCGTCAGTATGGGAACCGATATTGGAACAACGTTGGTGGTTGGTAACAACGGTGCTCTGGGAAGCGGCGTTCTGACGGTGAGCGGGAATGGCGGAATCATTGGCGCGTCGACCGGGACAACTCTAGCTAATGATGTGACTCTGGACGCTGATTTGGAAGTAACCGATGCGGGCGCGAATCTGTTTTTTACGGGAACACTCAGCGGCAGCGGCTCACTGACGAAAAACGGAATCAGAGCGTTACTTCTGGCTGGGGATAATACCGGTTTTTCGGGAGGGATCACTCACAATACCGGAGTGCTTTCCGTAGGGAACAATAACGGGCTTGGAAGCGGTGTGCTGACGTTGAACGGCGGAACGCTGAATGCCTATGCAACCGACCGGGAACTGGCAAATGATATGGTTGTGACAGCAGACAGCAAGCTGGAGGCGGTCAACAGCAGTCGCGACTTAACGCTTTCCGGGACTATCAGCGGTTCGGGCGCTGTCATCAAATCCGGAGCGGGAACCGTAACCCTGAGTGGTGTCTGCACCTACACGAATTCGACCACAGTCAGTGACGGAACCCTGCAGATTGACGGGACCGTTGTCAGCCCGGTTACGGTTACGTCCGCCACAACTCTCAGCGGAAGCGGTCTGGTGGATTCAGTGACTCTGCAGAGCGGGGCGACATTGGATGTCGGTACGTTGACGGTTAACGACTCGCTGGTTCTGGAAGCCGGTTCCTGTGCAATGGTGGAGATTGCCGGAGCATCCGGCTATGACGTGCTGACGGGCAGCGGGGCTGTGCTGAACGTTGCAGGTGATTTTATTTTTGATTTCTCCGGGAACACCACGGTTCAGGCAGGCGACTCGTTTACAGTTCTGCAGGGGTGGGCATCGGTGTTGGATAACGGATTGTCTGCAGCCACAATGGGGCTGGATGAAAACCTGACGATTGATATTTCCGCGCTGGCATCCAACGGACAAATTACCGTTGTTGCGAACGACGCCGGAAAGGTTGTCAAAGCAACCGGGCTGCTGTATGCGGGGCTGTATACCGGAACCGACATGGCGACCGGAATCTATACGTTCACGGACCCGACCCGTCCGGTGGAAACCGCCGAGAGAATCGGGACCATTTCTTCTCCGGCGCTGACGTACCGGAATGCCGGGTTTGACGGCGAGCAGTATCTGATGGTCGACCGCGCCGGCGGCAAGCTGTATGAGACGACCGGAACCTCGCCGCTCTTCAAGCTGCTCAGCGGAAGCTACAGCTATGCATCGTGGCACGGCATTGACCGCTGCAACGGCGTGTATTACGGAATTTATGACGGCGACGGCATGGAGGGCGCAGGGCTGTATGTGTTTGCCGATCCGGCCGATCCGGAGGGGACCAGCGTGAAGCTGTGCACCAACCAGGTGTTTTCTTCCGAGGTTTGGAAAGATGTTGCCTTTGACGGCGAACGCTACCTGTTTGTGCGCTCGGATGCCGAAGGCGGAACGCCGGGGATCTATCAGTATGATCCGGAAACCGATCAGTTTACACTGCTCAGTGGCGCGGAGACTTATTCCGACTGGGAAGGGCTGGCGGTGTTCGATTCGGACATTGCGCCGCTGCGCAACCGCAAAGTGTATCTGCTCCTGTTCGGCGGGCAGTCCAATGCGCTGGGCTGGGGATATCACCAGTATCTTCAGGACCAGAATGATCCGCTGCAGTTTGTCCAGGAAGACATCGATTTTCTCTATCACAAACCGTACAGCAGTGCGGGTATGCTGCCGGAAAATACACTGTTGAAGCTTCAGTCCGGCAACTCAAACACGCAGGTGAAACAGCCCGGCGAATACCCGGCTCTGACCAACGCGCCGATCAGCCGCTTCGGTCCCGAGATGAGTTTTGCTCGGGTTGTGCGCGACCGGATTGCGGTTCCCGACGCCAACGTGGCGGTCATGAAATATGCATACGGCGGGTCCGGGCTGTACACAACCGATCAGTGGTGGCCTGACGGGACCGCCGACCGCTCTGCCGACGGAACACTGTATCAGATTTTCCAGCAGACGGTCTGGCGGACCGTGGCTGCGCTGAAAAATAAATATCCTTATTCGGACGTTGAGATCCTCGGCATGGGCTGGGTGCAGGGTGAGTCGGATGCGATGAACGGCGCTGCCGACAGCTATGAGGAAAACCTGACCCGCTTCATTGAGGATGTGCGTGGTACGTTTAATACAAACCTGACGTTTGTTCTCAATAAGCTGTCGCCGAACCAGTATCAGAACGATACGAACAGTGGCTCTTATGCCAGCTGGACGGTCGTGCGTGCGGCGCAGCAGGCGGTTGCCGATGCGGATCCGAACGTGGGCGCAACCGAAACGATTGGCGATAACTACCTGACATCGGTCGGCCTTTCGGAAGGAGTGCTTCACTATAAAACTCCGTCATTGCTGCAGATTGGCGAAGATCTCGGTAATGCGCTGTTTGATCTGTGCGGACTGGATTCAGATGAAGACGGTCTGCCGGATGCGTGGGAATCTGAACGCTTCGGTGATCTGAGCACGTCCGACGGAACCGGCGACACAGACGGGGATGGCGTGAGTGATCGGGACGAGTATGGTGCAGGAACGGATCCGGCCGATGCATCTGATTATCTGAACCTTTCGCTCAGCTCTTCTTTTTCTGCGAGCTGGCCGGCTCAAAAAGATATTCGCTATCAAATGATGAAGTCCACGAATCTGCTTTCGTGGACAGAAATTGGTGATCCTGTTTTGTTTCGTAAAACCAATGGGATTGCCGATTTCGATTTTTCTGAATATGCCCAGACCAATCCGGCCGGGTTCTTCCGCATTGTGGCGAATTGA
- a CDS encoding sialate O-acetylesterase, producing the protein MNIKFFEILIVLLMTFSAVAETWLPAVFSDHMIFQADQPIHIWGTASPNERIAVKFDEQHAETIADKDGAWSIYLDAQPASSIPSELEVRSLSNDWKKTFSDVLVGEVWMASGQSNMQFTFRMLDRLNEAVAQPENKMLRLFNTPRAVSAKVKDDTGGQWEISCPAALMDFSAVAYYFGSRLQQDLDVPVGIIVSAWGGTKVETWMPMEDLKQVPELHDGLVQYERLVSDPFAKAKLTAQQAAWQNLGYQDPGNHGYLYGYADPDADLSGWKPVSVPTSIESVLEESKDGAFWFRRTVRIPDEWIGQPLTLKLGVLDDMDQTYVNGIPVGSTGQETAGFWMTPRSYSVPEYVVAGNELTVAVRVFDMAGQGGFLSGPDLLKIALVGQEQNAVSLAGNWQFKAEYVFNDDDPLRRQFNQRWGVPNTPRGPANLYNAMIAPFLPFSLKGVIWYQGESNASEPELYSCLFPGMIESWRRKWNQPEMPFIYVELASFMAAQTQPSEEDGWAWQREAQQSALALSNTAVATALDVGDATNIHPEDKATVGDRLALAANGLVYGRSGLCQSPRYASSAVRKDRVYLSFKDVEGGFELRSGTEPQSFAICGKDRVWHWAEAKIDREQIVVWSPDVPEPVAVRYAWANNPNINVYSRAGLPLLPFRTDRFPRGR; encoded by the coding sequence ATGAACATTAAATTTTTTGAGATATTGATTGTTCTGCTGATGACCTTTTCCGCTGTAGCGGAGACATGGCTGCCGGCAGTGTTTTCAGATCACATGATTTTTCAGGCGGATCAGCCGATCCATATTTGGGGAACGGCTTCTCCAAATGAGCGGATTGCTGTGAAGTTTGATGAACAGCACGCAGAAACCATTGCGGACAAAGACGGCGCCTGGTCCATTTATTTAGATGCTCAGCCCGCATCTTCTATCCCGTCGGAATTGGAAGTGCGCTCGCTTTCCAATGATTGGAAAAAAACGTTCAGCGACGTGCTGGTCGGCGAAGTGTGGATGGCCTCCGGGCAATCGAATATGCAATTCACCTTCCGAATGCTGGATCGGCTAAACGAAGCGGTTGCGCAGCCGGAAAACAAGATGCTTCGTCTGTTCAACACGCCGCGCGCGGTTTCGGCAAAGGTTAAAGACGATACCGGTGGACAGTGGGAAATTTCCTGTCCGGCCGCGCTGATGGATTTTTCGGCGGTGGCCTATTATTTTGGCAGTCGTCTCCAGCAGGATCTCGATGTGCCTGTTGGCATCATCGTCAGTGCCTGGGGCGGAACGAAAGTGGAAACATGGATGCCGATGGAGGATCTGAAGCAGGTTCCGGAATTGCATGACGGATTGGTGCAGTACGAACGACTGGTTTCTGATCCGTTTGCGAAAGCCAAACTGACCGCACAGCAGGCGGCGTGGCAGAATCTGGGCTATCAGGACCCGGGCAACCATGGCTATCTTTACGGATACGCCGATCCGGATGCCGATCTCTCCGGGTGGAAGCCGGTTTCTGTGCCGACGTCGATCGAGTCGGTTTTGGAAGAATCGAAAGACGGTGCGTTCTGGTTTCGCCGGACAGTCCGGATTCCCGACGAATGGATCGGACAGCCGCTTACGCTGAAGCTGGGCGTACTTGATGATATGGACCAGACGTATGTGAACGGGATTCCGGTTGGTTCCACCGGGCAGGAGACGGCCGGGTTCTGGATGACGCCGCGGTCGTATTCCGTTCCGGAATATGTTGTGGCTGGTAATGAGCTGACCGTGGCCGTTCGCGTATTTGATATGGCCGGTCAGGGCGGATTTCTTTCAGGCCCGGACTTGTTGAAAATTGCTCTGGTGGGTCAGGAGCAGAATGCGGTGTCGCTGGCCGGAAATTGGCAGTTTAAAGCCGAGTATGTTTTTAACGATGATGATCCGCTGCGCCGGCAGTTTAATCAGCGTTGGGGCGTTCCGAATACGCCGCGCGGGCCTGCGAACCTGTACAATGCAATGATAGCGCCGTTTCTTCCGTTTTCGCTGAAGGGTGTCATCTGGTATCAGGGCGAATCCAACGCCAGTGAACCGGAACTCTATTCCTGTTTGTTCCCCGGCATGATCGAGTCTTGGCGCCGTAAATGGAATCAGCCGGAGATGCCGTTTATTTATGTGGAACTGGCTTCATTCATGGCCGCTCAGACTCAGCCGTCTGAAGAAGATGGCTGGGCCTGGCAGCGCGAAGCACAGCAGTCGGCACTGGCGCTGTCGAACACCGCGGTGGCCACCGCCTTGGATGTTGGCGATGCAACCAACATTCATCCCGAAGATAAAGCGACGGTTGGGGATCGGTTGGCACTGGCTGCGAATGGACTGGTGTATGGCCGTTCCGGTCTTTGTCAGAGTCCGCGATATGCGAGTTCTGCCGTCAGAAAGGATCGGGTCTATCTTTCGTTTAAGGATGTAGAAGGCGGGTTTGAACTGCGCAGTGGAACAGAGCCGCAGAGTTTTGCAATCTGCGGAAAAGACCGTGTCTGGCACTGGGCCGAAGCAAAGATCGACAGAGAGCAGATTGTTGTGTGGAGTCCGGATGTTCCGGAGCCGGTTGCAGTGCGTTATGCATGGGCCAACAATCCGAATATTAATGTCTACAGCCGGGCAGGACTGCCGTTGCTGCCGTTCCGGACGGATCGATTTCCGCGGGGCCGATAG
- the rbsK gene encoding ribokinase produces the protein MKPIVVVGSSNTDLVANVERLPGEGETVMGTSMSKFAGGKGANQAVAAVRTGAKVAFVGAVGTDAFGDETVQAFEEDGLDLRFLKRTEEAPSGTALICVDQNGRNQIVVVPGANGLVGTEQIDSVDFSEFGIAVFQHEIPHEAVWHGLKKAHAAGCITILNPAPAAEVPAEILTMLDYLVPNEHELKIISEKGGSFEEMVEEMLSKGVKNLIVTLGAEGAACFSRDGNVAVPAPDVAVKDTVGAGDCFVGVFAASLYKGCDLEQSLRYAAAGASLSVTKVGAQASYVGWDEIEILAARAVVS, from the coding sequence ATGAAACCGATCGTTGTTGTGGGAAGTTCGAATACTGACTTGGTTGCCAATGTGGAACGTTTGCCGGGCGAAGGGGAAACTGTGATGGGGACCAGTATGAGTAAATTTGCCGGGGGAAAAGGAGCCAACCAGGCCGTTGCCGCAGTTCGTACTGGAGCCAAGGTTGCTTTTGTCGGAGCGGTGGGTACTGATGCTTTTGGTGACGAAACCGTGCAGGCCTTTGAAGAAGACGGTCTGGATCTCCGTTTTCTGAAGCGTACAGAAGAGGCCCCTTCCGGCACTGCTCTGATCTGTGTCGACCAGAACGGAAGAAACCAGATTGTGGTTGTTCCGGGCGCGAACGGACTGGTTGGGACGGAGCAGATTGATTCGGTTGATTTTTCAGAGTTCGGCATTGCGGTTTTTCAACACGAAATTCCGCATGAAGCCGTTTGGCATGGCCTTAAGAAGGCCCATGCCGCCGGATGCATTACCATTTTAAATCCTGCGCCGGCGGCTGAGGTGCCGGCTGAAATTCTGACCATGCTTGATTATCTGGTTCCCAATGAGCATGAACTGAAAATCATTTCAGAAAAAGGTGGGTCCTTTGAGGAGATGGTGGAAGAAATGCTCAGCAAAGGTGTGAAAAACCTGATTGTTACGCTTGGGGCTGAAGGGGCTGCCTGCTTCAGTCGGGACGGGAACGTTGCGGTCCCGGCTCCGGATGTTGCGGTGAAAGATACGGTTGGTGCCGGTGATTGTTTTGTCGGAGTTTTTGCTGCGTCCTTATATAAAGGCTGTGATTTAGAACAGAGTCTCCGTTATGCTGCCGCGGGAGCATCTCTTTCGGTTACAAAGGTTGGTGCTCAGGCATCTTATGTCGGCTGGGACGAAATCGAAATATTAGCTGCTCGCGCGGTCGTTTCCTGA
- a CDS encoding Nramp family divalent metal transporter — MKQVAGKLVKLLLAVGPGIFAIGYTVGTGSVTAMAKAGSQFGMKLLWVLALSCIFSWVLMEAAGRFALVSGETAVNGCRKHLPGGKGLALLMVIGVVTGQWCCLSGLVGLSSSALYEGLRLFIPSLTENTYWPVLGIAATLMVLMYALLWHGGYSFFEKILVIFVTILGLSFIVSMFVVLPPAGEIAGGLVPRIPNVPGAALMVAAFVGTTMAAPTFVVRPLLLKAKGWGRDDVKQQSVDAFAGAFLMFIVSGAVMACAAGALFSRGLEVNHVLDMVHTLEPVAGKYAVSLFLVGTLSAGLSSVFPICMVAPLLISDYRKGEFDSRSKLFRILCAVACLIGLTIPILGANPIAAQIATQVSQVFILPLVIAVLFVLANKRDLMGSHRAGPLLNTGMIVAFAFSLVMSFLAVKGLIGFFKPLENASTEPKWMVCVTDQRYTQVDGDEHVYEDAQAGALVTMDVSSVPPKSFQTLENVPASLIGPPVSVAVAPNQKFALVTGAMKVNPENSAEQIPDTVLSVVRLMPGAPEIIQQIELGLQPSGVEISRDGTRALVANRAAGSVSLLSLTPAGQAELLDTFAVAPPESSVSHAAFSPDGTRVLVTLNKAGKVLFCSLENDQMKVLQQVTCGDGPYCAEFAPDGKSAVIGNVYGGTLSLLKISDQTADVVDTIPVGILAEGIDISPDGLWLVVNCLENTNMTSDNPAHRESAMVVLFQKQGATFVTMDSIRVDGIPQAAVFTPDGQYVAVASNEKQAIRFYKLETAQLKETNIEVSTSGGPAAVRVSM, encoded by the coding sequence ATGAAACAGGTCGCAGGAAAATTAGTGAAGCTTTTACTCGCAGTTGGTCCCGGTATTTTTGCAATTGGCTATACGGTCGGAACCGGCAGTGTTACCGCCATGGCCAAAGCCGGCAGCCAATTCGGGATGAAGCTGCTTTGGGTATTGGCTCTGAGCTGCATTTTTTCGTGGGTTCTGATGGAGGCTGCTGGACGATTTGCCCTTGTAAGTGGTGAAACTGCAGTGAATGGTTGCCGTAAACACTTGCCGGGCGGTAAGGGACTGGCTCTGTTGATGGTAATTGGTGTGGTTACAGGCCAGTGGTGCTGCCTTTCCGGTCTTGTCGGGCTTTCCTCCAGTGCCCTCTATGAAGGACTGCGTCTGTTCATTCCGTCGCTCACTGAGAACACCTATTGGCCGGTGCTGGGAATTGCGGCTACGCTGATGGTTCTTATGTATGCATTGCTTTGGCATGGCGGCTATTCCTTCTTTGAAAAGATCCTTGTCATTTTTGTGACAATCCTTGGGCTTTCTTTTATTGTTTCCATGTTTGTTGTTCTGCCTCCTGCTGGGGAAATTGCTGGAGGACTGGTTCCCCGTATTCCTAATGTGCCGGGAGCCGCCCTGATGGTCGCTGCATTTGTCGGGACGACAATGGCCGCGCCGACCTTTGTTGTACGTCCTCTTCTGCTCAAAGCCAAAGGGTGGGGAAGAGACGATGTGAAGCAGCAATCAGTTGATGCGTTTGCGGGCGCATTCCTCATGTTCATTGTCAGTGGTGCTGTTATGGCGTGTGCTGCCGGGGCGTTGTTCAGCCGTGGTCTCGAGGTGAATCATGTGCTTGATATGGTTCACACTCTGGAACCGGTTGCCGGGAAATATGCTGTTTCTCTCTTTCTGGTCGGAACGCTCAGCGCGGGACTTTCGTCTGTTTTTCCAATCTGCATGGTTGCGCCACTGCTGATCAGCGACTATCGCAAAGGGGAATTTGACAGTCGTTCAAAACTTTTTCGGATTCTATGCGCTGTTGCCTGCCTGATCGGGCTGACAATTCCGATTCTCGGAGCCAATCCGATTGCCGCGCAGATTGCCACGCAGGTTTCTCAGGTTTTCATTCTTCCGCTGGTTATTGCTGTTCTGTTTGTTTTAGCCAACAAACGCGATCTGATGGGTTCTCATCGCGCGGGTCCGTTGCTCAATACAGGAATGATCGTGGCATTCGCTTTTTCGCTGGTGATGTCGTTTCTGGCCGTCAAAGGACTGATTGGTTTTTTTAAACCATTGGAAAACGCGTCAACAGAACCGAAGTGGATGGTTTGCGTGACTGACCAGCGCTACACGCAGGTTGATGGGGATGAACATGTCTATGAAGATGCCCAAGCCGGTGCGCTGGTTACGATGGATGTTTCGAGCGTCCCGCCAAAATCTTTCCAAACATTGGAAAATGTTCCCGCCAGCCTGATCGGCCCGCCGGTATCGGTTGCCGTTGCTCCGAACCAGAAGTTTGCTCTGGTGACTGGTGCCATGAAAGTGAACCCGGAGAATTCAGCGGAGCAGATTCCAGATACAGTGCTCAGCGTAGTTCGGTTGATGCCCGGAGCTCCGGAAATTATTCAGCAGATCGAACTGGGTCTTCAGCCGTCCGGAGTGGAAATCAGCCGCGACGGAACGCGGGCGCTGGTCGCCAACCGCGCTGCGGGAAGCGTTTCTCTGCTGTCTCTCACTCCGGCCGGTCAAGCGGAGCTGCTCGATACTTTTGCGGTTGCTCCGCCGGAAAGCAGTGTGTCGCACGCGGCGTTTTCACCAGATGGAACCCGTGTGCTGGTGACGCTGAACAAGGCAGGAAAAGTTCTCTTCTGTTCTTTGGAAAATGATCAGATGAAGGTTCTGCAGCAAGTGACCTGTGGCGACGGTCCGTATTGCGCGGAGTTTGCTCCGGACGGAAAGAGTGCGGTTATCGGAAATGTATACGGAGGAACCCTGAGCTTATTGAAGATCAGTGATCAGACTGCTGATGTTGTTGATACGATTCCGGTCGGAATTCTTGCTGAAGGAATTGATATCAGTCCGGATGGGCTGTGGTTGGTGGTGAACTGTCTGGAAAACACCAACATGACATCAGATAATCCGGCTCATCGGGAGTCTGCGATGGTTGTTCTGTTCCAAAAACAGGGCGCAACTTTTGTGACGATGGATTCCATTCGTGTTGATGGCATTCCGCAGGCGGCAGTGTTTACTCCGGATGGACAGTATGTGGCGGTCGCCAGCAACGAAAAACAGGCGATCCGGTTTTATAAACTGGAAACTGCTCAGTTGAAGGAAACGAATATAGAAGTTTCGACCTCCGGCGGTCCGGCCGCCGTGCGGGTTTCTATGTAA